The Colletotrichum higginsianum IMI 349063 chromosome 2, whole genome shotgun sequence genome has a segment encoding these proteins:
- a CDS encoding Metalloprotease translates to MKAVMLGLASLGLASAVPGQQQQQQRPGPIRRGCQVPDDGVIPDVAAQLAGKTARRQAYPSNFTVDVNFHLASTEAEADLITDAIVDAQWTVLHDAFARYDINLRLNSTERVVDNRTGSAFLVYEGPEAGWVNYQAEYDAYLKATRRGGYDALNLYFFSSYSPGATGYCQFPTVIADPDSLTFYRDSCQLSAMTMPGFTVEQGGFEDWNLGHLAVHEAGHWFGLNHTFAGGCSDNPGDFVADTPAQRWEVYGCPADSDTCPDQPGLDPIHNFMGYTADSCTNEFTPGQKDRMFSTFFGWRRK, encoded by the exons ATGAAGGCCGTGATGCTCGGATTGGCCTCGCTGGGcctcgccagcgccgtccccgggcagcagcagcagcagcagcgaccGGGTCCCATCCGCCGTGGGTGTCAggtccccgacgacggcgtcatcccggacgtcgccgcccagctcgccgGCAAGACCGCCCGCCGCCAGGCCTACCCGAGCAACTTCACCGTCGACGTCAACTTCCACCTCGCCagcaccgaggccgaggcggaccTCATCACggacgccatcgtcgacgcGCAGTGGACGGTGCTGCACGACGCCTTCGCCCGGTACGACATCAACCTGCGCCTCAACTCGACcgagcgcgtcgtcgacaacaGAACGGGCTCGGCCTTCCTCGTCTACGAGGGCCCCGAGGCCGGCTGGGTCAACTACCAGGCCGAGTACGACGCCTACCTCAAGGCCACCCGGCGCGGCGGCTACGACGCGCTGAACCTGTACTTCTTCAGCAGCTACTCGCCCGGCGCGACGGGCTACTGCCAGTTCCCcaccgtcatcgccgaccCGGACAGCCTCACCTTCTACAGGGACTCGTGCCAGCTCAGCGCCATGACCATGCCGGGCTTCaccgtcgagcagggcggcTTCGAGGACTGGAACCTGGGCCACCTGGCCGTCCACGAGGCCGGGCACTGGTTCGGCCTCAACCACACCTTCGCCGGCGGCTGCTCCGACAACCCGGGCGACTTCGTCGCCGACACGCCCGCCCAGAGGTGGGAGGTCTACGGGTGCCCCGCCGACTCGGACACCTGCCCCGACCAGCCCGGCCTGGACCCCATCCACAACTTCATGGGCTACACGGCGGATAGTTG cACGAACGAGTTCACGCCTGGGCAGAAGGACCGCATGTTTTCGACTTTCTTCGGCTGGAGAAGAAAATAG